Genomic DNA from Shouchella patagoniensis:
CAAGCGCTACAGCAGTTGCTGCTGACAAATGGCTACTTAACAAAAAAGAACCGAGAATACCGACACCAGGCATACCATACTTTTCTAAATAACGCTTTGTTCGTTCTTGACGTTTATTTTCTTTCTCTGGAAGCCCTTGTCTCTTACGACGGTTTATCAACCATGTGCGAATTTTTTCACCTAATAATACAAGTAATATAACACCAATCGTATTTCCTAAAATGGCAACCATAACTACTGGTATAACCGGTTGATCCATTAAAATGACACCAACAGGGACCGCTATTAAGTATTCAACTAACGGAATGAATGCCCCTATAAATACAACAATGAGTAACGACAGACTTATTCCTTCCATATGTATCCTCCACAATCTATTAATTAATGCAACGTTATGTATTTTCAATTATACTGAACGAAATCGTTTAAGAATGGAGCTGTTTTAATGACATATAAAGCTTTTACATTTGCTAGATTTGCTAATGAACAAATTGTCGAGAACACTTCTGCAGACTATATTGATATTATTCCAGCTGGATTTAAAAATTCGATTCAATGGAACTATGGTCACATTCTTGTCATTGCTGAACATGTCCTTAGCCATGCTCCAGCATATCAAAAGACGGTTCCAAAAGCGTTTTATCACCCATTCGCGAAAGGATCTAGTCCAAAGCAATGGACAGATCAAGTGCCCTCAATTTCTGAACTTCAAAAAACATCAATGGCACAACAACAAGCCATTCACACACTTATTAACACCGAAGGCGGCGCTGGACCAACAACAGCCTTTACACTTTATAACCAATCTTTCCAAACCGTTGACGAACTACTCAGTTTTATCGCTTTCCATGAAGGGATGCATTACCGAACTCTTCTTCATTACAACACTGTCTTTAATAAGCAATAAAAAAAGCATGCAGTGCATGCTTTTTTTACTTAAAAGCGAATAACGCCGAAACCCATTAAAACAACAACAAGAAGCAATAAAAAAACAATAAACAGCGAGCCTAGGCTGTTTTCATTTCGTTTCGCTTTACCTGTCGCCACTTCCATAAACGCAATTAAAAGAACAGCTAGCAACCCTTTGACAACGTACATCAATGGAAACTCCCAGGCAACTAACATCCCTACTCCAGATACAAGCATTAAAATGTAAAACAATCTAGCAATCATATGTAAGATCGTTCCAGCTTTCAGTTTGCGACCACGATATAAAAAGTACGCGATGATAAATAAAACAGCTAGGAACGCCCATGAACCTTCATGAATCCCTCTAAAAATCGAGAAATATTCGATAAAAAAACCGTCTGATTCCATTACATTTGACCTCCTTTCAATTCATTTTTTCTATCCTTATTATACAGAATCCTTACAAAAAATGCTATTTAAACACCTAAACCGTCGATGATACATCATCAATAGAGCGTCTTAATTTAAAATAACGAATAAGCATTGCCACTCTCCATGGCAAGAGCATGCCAAATGCGAGCAAGAAAAACATTCCAGATAATTCTGCTGGGTTTATTTCTTGTCCAACAATGAGTCGCAACACGATTCGAATAATAAGGAGCGCGGCTAAAATATAAGCAAACGCTTTCGATCGTTTTAAATAAATGTCTCCATCTCGACGTTCGAATTTAGATGTATAAATCAACACGGTGGAAAACAACAAGCCTACGAGCAACGCTTCTCCAATATGAAATGTTGATGGCCTAGTTGGTTCATAGAGGAACATAAGAAAACCAGTAGACATTGCAAGTGGTGGAATCATGATTCTGCGCGCCGAGGTTGGCTTTTTAGAAGCCTTCATGCGAATCACAAGGGCTGCGCTTCCCATGAGAACCGCCATAATAATTGGTATTACAACGAGTAACCAATGAGTCTCCTCCAAGATTCATTCCCCTTTCCAAACGTAATGTAAACATAAAAACAGGTGCCTTGCATGTAACAGCAAGACACCTTAATAAGTTAAAACAATGGCGCAAGCAACGAGTATCCGATAATGGCTGTAAATAAAATGACTAAGTGGTTTAATGAGAAAACAAACATTAACGTAGCCCATTTCTTAGGTTCCATTCGTCTGTAGCCAATTACGCTCAATGCAAGCCATGCGATTGCTAACACTAATGCCACTGACGTAATAATCCAGCTAAATGATACAAACAGAAAACTTGATGCAACAAGTACCACTAAATAGACGTTTGTTTGCATATATGTCCGTTTAAACCCTTTTACAACAGGTAGCATTGGAACATTTGCTGCTTTATATTCATCATGACGACGAATCGCAATCGCATAAAAGTGTGGCATTTGCCAAATAACCATCACAACAAAAAGACCAATAATCGCTGGATGCAGCAGATCAGCTGAAATAGCAGCCCATCCAATTAACGGTGGTACGGCTCCACTGATGCTTCCAATTTCCGTATTATAAATCGTGCGGCGTTTTGACCACATCGTATAAGGAACAACGTATAAAAACAATCCTAGAAAACCAAATAAAGCAGCAAGGGGTGTAGCAGCAGCTAACAACAACAATCCCATAAATGAAAGAGCTATTCCAAGGATAAGTGCATTTTTAGGTTGCATTCTTCCTGTAACGGTTGGGCGATTTTTTGTCCGATCCATAATCGCATCAATATCACGATCATATAAGTTATTAAATGCTCCAGCTGCTCCGATAACAAATGTTGAACCAATCACAGCTAAAATAATTTCCGCTACTTTATCGCCAAAAGATATTCCAGTAATATACATAGCTAAACTTAAACCAGCAACCATAGCTAGTAAATTGGATTTAATAATACCGGTTTTTAATGTCTCTGATAACACTTGCGAAAATGCCTGCTTAGGCGCAGCAAGAGAGGTGTTTTGGATGTTTTTTTCTATTTTTACCGTTCTCATATATCCCCTCTTCCCCCCTATCTATATAATTAATTATACTTTTATACAAACTATGTTTAGTTTATCACAATCGTTTAAATTCTGGACTTATGCGGCAATCTGTCGTATCAATGTCACGAAGTTATGGCAAAAGATTGAACAGAGCCCGTCCTTTTATAGCACACTTCTATTATTATACGCTTTTTGTTAGCTGATGCAAAGCTTGAAATCGCTTCCGTCATAATTTATACAAATCACAAAAACAATGGAGATGAGAAACCCTTCAAGTCATACGCCTAATCATGCTATGATAGAGCGGACAATCAATATTTTGTAAAAGGAGACTTCCATTATGACTAAAACGCTTATTTTTGGACACAAAAACCCTGATACAGATACAATCTGTTCAGCTATTGCTTATGCTGACCTAAAAAAACAGTTAGGTTATGATACAGAACCAGTAAGGCTCGGCGAAGTAAATGGAGAAACGGCCTACGCACTTGAAACATTTCATGCAGAAATACCTCGCCTCATTGAGAAAGCATCGAATGAAGTAAATCAAGTCATTCTTGTCGACCATAATGAACGGCAACAAAGTGTCAGCGATATTGAAGAAGTTCAAGTAGTGGAAGTCATTGACCACCATCGTATTGCAAACTTCGAAACGGCAGACCCAGTTTATTACCGCGCCGAACCAGTGGGATGTACAGCGACAATCATTAAAAAAATCTATAATGAGCATGATCTAGAGATTCCAAAAAACATTGCTGGTCTTATGTTGTCCGCTATTATCTCTGATTCTCTTTTGTTTAAATCTCCAACTTGCACTGAAGAAGATCGTAAAGCTGCAAGCGAACTCGCAGAAATTGCTGGCATTGACGCTCATGAATATGGCTTAAATATGTTAAAAGCGGGAGCAGATATTTCAGAGAAAACGTCAGAACAACTTTTAATTATTGATGCAAAAGAATTCTCTATGGGTGAATATTCAGTTGAAATTGCCCAAGTGAATACCGTCGATATCAATGACATTCTTTCAAGAAAAGAAGAACTAGAAGGTGCAATTCAAACAACAATTGCTTCTAAAGAACTTGACTTGTTTGTCTTTGTAATTACGGATATTCTTGAAAATAATTCAACTGCCCTTGTTCTTGGTACGCATACTCAAGCATTTGATAAAGCATTCAACACTACACTTAACAATCATGTTGCAGAGTTGCCAGGTGTCGTTTCAAGAAAGAAACAAGTAGTTCCCCCTCTTACAGAGGCATTTTTACAGAAGTAATCAATCCTATTAAGAAACTGCACCTAATGGGTGCAGTTTCTTTGATTATTTCCCTTGTTCACTTCTAGGAACCCGATCACGATAGAACTCATATTCACCCGTATGTCCAATCTGTATATCCACTTTTATTGAACGTAAGGATGTTTCATTAAGTTGAAATGGACTGGGTAATGATTTGTACGCTTTTACATGTTGTCGATAGAAGATATTTTCTAAATCGTACACATCTTTATCAGACTTTAAGCCCAAAAGATAAGTGGCACGGATTTGTTCCTCCATTTCCTCTCCCAACAATTGAGTTAGCTCATTGATTTTTTTTGAAGCGCCTAACTCATGGCTAGGAGGGAAATCCTGCAAAGCGGCAGTCCCCTTAATTTTCACATCATAATAAACCTGAGTTCCGTCAACCTCCGATGCAATATGTGCTTCTGGCCTTATAATATTCAATAAGGCAATTTTCTTCCCATTTTCTTTGATGAGCAATGGGGTTTCACTGGTCTTTGATTTTAACCAACGTAAACCACTCAGTTCATTCTCATTATAATAAACTGGTTTTTTTCCACCCTTCAGAATATAGGCACCGTTTAAATTTAATGCGTTATTGGTTTTCCCATTACTGCTATGCCATTCATTTTGAACGAGATCGATATTCGGT
This window encodes:
- a CDS encoding small multi-drug export protein, which produces MEGISLSLLIVVFIGAFIPLVEYLIAVPVGVILMDQPVIPVVMVAILGNTIGVILLVLLGEKIRTWLINRRKRQGLPEKENKRQERTKRYLEKYGMPGVGILGSFLLSSHLSAATAVALGVSKGYAIFWTVIGVVIWSIVFGIASVYASHWFEPLLGNVD
- a CDS encoding DinB family protein, translating into MTYKAFTFARFANEQIVENTSADYIDIIPAGFKNSIQWNYGHILVIAEHVLSHAPAYQKTVPKAFYHPFAKGSSPKQWTDQVPSISELQKTSMAQQQAIHTLINTEGGAGPTTAFTLYNQSFQTVDELLSFIAFHEGMHYRTLLHYNTVFNKQ
- a CDS encoding YisL family protein, translated to MESDGFFIEYFSIFRGIHEGSWAFLAVLFIIAYFLYRGRKLKAGTILHMIARLFYILMLVSGVGMLVAWEFPLMYVVKGLLAVLLIAFMEVATGKAKRNENSLGSLFIVFLLLLVVVLMGFGVIRF
- a CDS encoding CcdC family protein is translated as MAVLMGSAALVIRMKASKKPTSARRIMIPPLAMSTGFLMFLYEPTRPSTFHIGEALLVGLLFSTVLIYTSKFERRDGDIYLKRSKAFAYILAALLIIRIVLRLIVGQEINPAELSGMFFLLAFGMLLPWRVAMLIRYFKLRRSIDDVSSTV
- the cyoE gene encoding heme o synthase, which codes for MRTVKIEKNIQNTSLAAPKQAFSQVLSETLKTGIIKSNLLAMVAGLSLAMYITGISFGDKVAEIILAVIGSTFVIGAAGAFNNLYDRDIDAIMDRTKNRPTVTGRMQPKNALILGIALSFMGLLLLAAATPLAALFGFLGLFLYVVPYTMWSKRRTIYNTEIGSISGAVPPLIGWAAISADLLHPAIIGLFVVMVIWQMPHFYAIAIRRHDEYKAANVPMLPVVKGFKRTYMQTNVYLVVLVASSFLFVSFSWIITSVALVLAIAWLALSVIGYRRMEPKKWATLMFVFSLNHLVILFTAIIGYSLLAPLF
- a CDS encoding manganese-dependent inorganic pyrophosphatase translates to MTKTLIFGHKNPDTDTICSAIAYADLKKQLGYDTEPVRLGEVNGETAYALETFHAEIPRLIEKASNEVNQVILVDHNERQQSVSDIEEVQVVEVIDHHRIANFETADPVYYRAEPVGCTATIIKKIYNEHDLEIPKNIAGLMLSAIISDSLLFKSPTCTEEDRKAASELAEIAGIDAHEYGLNMLKAGADISEKTSEQLLIIDAKEFSMGEYSVEIAQVNTVDINDILSRKEELEGAIQTTIASKELDLFVFVITDILENNSTALVLGTHTQAFDKAFNTTLNNHVAELPGVVSRKKQVVPPLTEAFLQK
- a CDS encoding Ger(x)C family spore germination protein; amino-acid sequence: MKKWILSILLSFFMLTGCWDMLDTQDIQYITAIGIDYEDGEYIVYVQSLNFGHLSVIDTSNSSNENPGAWVGKAKGETILLALDNLYPKTNQEVHWGHVNAIVYSENVLDFAPLIEINEALYRYQQIRVTPWVFATNDNISDILLVTNMFGDSVHTELFDPDSIFKERSYIEPIALNQLMRDYPEFGRSVKLPNIDLVQNEWHSSNGKTNNALNLNGAYILKGGKKPVYYNENELSGLRWLKSKTSETPLLIKENGKKIALLNIIRPEAHIASEVDGTQVYYDVKIKGTAALQDFPPSHELGASKKINELTQLLGEEMEEQIRATYLLGLKSDKDVYDLENIFYRQHVKAYKSLPSPFQLNETSLRSIKVDIQIGHTGEYEFYRDRVPRSEQGK